The Poecile atricapillus isolate bPoeAtr1 unplaced genomic scaffold, bPoeAtr1.hap1 scaffold_192, whole genome shotgun sequence genome contains the following window.
AGTACTGTGTGATCCATCACTCTGCTCCAGGGGCCTGGAACAGAGACTATGAGCTTCCACCAAAATAAAGAGCCAAGCaacagggggggaaaaaaggggaggaTTCAGTGGGGGCTGATTGCAGATGAGGAAGAGAGTAATGAACCCACTTGATCCAAGTCAGGTATTTACAACTCTGCACTGCTGCCCTGGAATGGAGGAGGCCCTTCCTCTGGGGAAGGGGACAGGTTCAGAAGAACCATCCTGGAAGACTGAACCTGAGTTCAGCTGCTCCAAGAAGGAAGCCCTGGGGAAAAGGTTCCCTTGTGGAGGCGGAGAGCCGATGGAATGAGAGGTGCTCAGCTCCAAGCTaccagccaggctgctgggtGGCCGCGGTGACACTGCTGCAGCCTTCCTGTGGCACTGGGCAATGAAAGCCTCCTGTCATGGCACAATCAGGAATGCACTGAGCTACTGGGAATGATGGAAGAGAAATCAGGGTGGAATTGGCCCAGGTCCTCAGACTTTGGTCCGACAAAACCGTTCCCATGTGCTGTGATGCCACCAACTGCTCCAGAGAGCTGGAATGAGCAGCTGCCAGGACCTTCCCAAGAcacctgccccagcagctgggtACTGTGGGCTCCGACAGACACTGGTACTCGTTAAAAAGGGGACAACATTCCTCTCACATGAAGTTATGCTTAAAGGCAATACAAAAACAACACTCTGAAAGCCAACTGCCAGGACTGGCTGTGAAGTTCACTGAGACTCTGATCGATTGGTGTGGTTAGATGGGacaaagggagagaaaaatacaCCTCCTTGCTGAGAGAGGTGGACAATCACTGACCCGCCACCTACCCCAAGCCCTAGGCAGAGGAATCTCAGTGATGGCAGGCAGCTGTGTCTCTTGGGTAGAAGAGAAGCAGTTTGAGAGCAGAAAGGTACAAGAAATCTAAGAGAATCATCTGAAAGCAGATTTGTCccacagcagggccaggggagGGTATGAGCCTTGGAGCTTTTTGGCTTAGGCAGCAATTTCTGTCACAGTGGTAACCAACTTCTGACCATTCCACACTGTCTTGAACTGTTCTGGGACAGGAAATTCAGTAAAGTCGCCCGCCTCGGTGGGGATGAGGATGTTCATCTGCAAGGACTTGGCACTGACGATCTCGCTGTCAAGGGAGCTCTTGCTCAGGTAAACGTGGCATGCATCTGTCTTGTTGATGGAAATCGTTGGCACTTTACCCATGACCTGAACTTTAACATCCCTGTTGATGATCTCTACAATGCCCACCACGTCATCAAACACCAAACCCAGCTTCTTGCACTTATCGAGGGTGATGGAGTTGATCTTGCCTTTGATTTGGAGTGTACCATTTGTGCACTTGAAAACATATGCTACCTGCTTCAGCTCTGTGTCACTGGTGACCAGGTTAGTGGCATTCTCCTGGTTTTCCACTCTCTCATGCCACGCGCTGGGCACCAATGAAAGTATTtatcctggtttagggcaaatttgggagaaaacctccaatgggcccctgccctgggaagcaaacccacgtggcccctttctcccaccccgcaactggttcgggaagagatttctctgagagaagtggaaaaagcctgtttatttaacaggcaaagcactacccagcacaacaatgaacaatatcaaattacaaaacctctcgccgctctgaagagatgacaaaattcagagggtctctttcctgtggatgttcgctctgttatcaatccctctggcgctggaaaatgccgctgctcaggctgggctcccggtagtccacgggtgcaagctcccagtgctcccccgagtccccagtccagaacAGGTTCAATCCGTttcaaggaaaatggaaagaaaacagtccaggaagacgTCTCTGCTttggctagttggaaagccaaggcgatctgtcccttgttgtctgtctgtgctgtagtcaaaaccccgtCCTGGGATGCGGGGGcagcaagtacagtctctgataacagactcagtgcttcttctccactcacttttactcttagatgaagttttaaggatacaaaacctatttctgggctaggtggacaaatggggatacaatttaacatcacactcaccccaggacattccactccttatccccatatcgtcaacttactgccaaaactaacattctaactctgcacatatatacatacataaaagCTTGCCCTCCATTGCACCCAAAAAATATGCAAGCAATATATCCATCATGCCCCTGTCATGTCCCACATCAAACTACTGAATCCAGGCCCCATGCTACAGAGCTTCAGGATTCCCCACTCTCATTTTACTCACTCAAAGCACCATCTTTCACTTGCTCATACCTTCAACTTacacatttccttctatttcatgtCTGTGTGGTTTAATGTATAGACAACTGCAGTAACCTTTTACCCAATGATCAGGTCTCCCTGAAGTACACATCAtgttccatctctctgcattatccaccatgtgcaacctggtccttgagcaaagacaggCCCACAAATGGGTTTGCTCTACTCGAGGTAGAATTGACCCAAACCGTCTTCCCTAGCAGACCTCTGACATGGaccactgggactttgtctccgtctactacaTGCAAAGACTCAGACCGGGCAGgacctgctcggttggtggaacctctggtgttgactaaccaggtggcctttgctagatgttgctcccagtttttaaaagatcctccacccagtgcttttaaggtggtttttaacagtccTCTCCACTTTCCCCGCTGCTGGTccatggtaggggatatggtacacccactcaatgccatgatccctagcccagctgtttagaaggctgttcttgaaatgaatCCCATTGTCTGATTCAgtcctctcaggggtgccatgcttccaaaggacctgcttttcgagtcccaggatggtgttccgggcagtggcatgaggcacagggtagaTTTCCAGccatcctgtggtggcttctaccatcgtgagcacgtagcgcttgccttggcgggtttggggcagtgtgatgtagtccatctgccaggcttccccatacttgtatctggaccaccgcccaccatACCATAGTGGCTTCAgccgcttggcctgcttgatcgtggcacacgtctcacagtcatgaataacctgagaaatgctgttCATGGgtagatccacccctcggtctcgtgcccacttataggtggcatctctaccctgatgacctgaggcgtcatgggcccatcgagctaggaacaactctctcttgtgttgccaatctaagtctatctttgacacctctatctttg
Protein-coding sequences here:
- the LOC131574239 gene encoding adenylyl cyclase-associated protein 1-like, with product LSLVPSAWHERVENQENATNLVTSDTELKQVAYVFKCTNGTLQIKGKINSITLDKCKKLGLVFDDVVGIVEIINRDVKVQVMGKVPTISINKTDACHVYLSKSSLDSEIVSAKSLQMNILIPTEAGDFTEFPVPEQFKTVWNGQKLVTTVTEIAA